In Paenibacillus stellifer, the DNA window TTCCCGAATCGGCAGCTTGCGCTTCTTGGTCCGTTTTGGAAGTAGGCTACCGAACATCTCCTGCATATTCATGCCCATCTGATCATTGCCCTGCCCGGCGAACATATCGAGCATGGTAGGGGATGTGTCCTCAACATCGATTTCAATGATATCGTCCTCGAGCTGTCCGGCCAGCAGCTTGAAGCGGATGCCCCGGCGCTGTTCTGCGAGCGATGCATCGCCTTCCGAATCGTCTGCTTTGGCATCCTCCTGAGAGTTACCCCCGCCAAACAGCATCTCCAGCGGATTGCGTTGACTTTTGCTCTTGGATGAGGAAGGAACGAGAATGCGGACGATCCGCTCATTGGCCATTTCCTCGGCACGTTCCTTCACCTTCTCCGTCCGTTCCAGCTTCACCATACGGATCGCTGTCTCGACAAGATCACGAACCATGGATTCCACGTCGCGGCCAACATAGCCGACTTCGGTAAATTTCGTAGCCTCCACCTTGACAAAAGGCGCATTGACCAGCTTCGCGAGCCGTCTCGCAATTTCGGTCTTGCCCACCCCTGTAGGTCCGATCATCAGAATGTTCTTAGGCACAATTTCATCACGAACGTCTTCCGGAAGACGTCCCCGCCGGAACCGGTTGCGCAGAGCAACAGCCATCGATTTCTTGGCCTGCTTCTGGCCGACAATATACTTATCCAGCTCGGCAACGATCTGCCGAGGAGTGAGCGATTGGTTCGCCATGTCGATTTTCCACCTCTCCTGAAGTCGGTTATGCCTTCAACTCTTCGACAATAATATTGGAATTCGTATACACGCAAATTTCCGATGCAATCACAAGCGCTTCTCTTGCAATTTCGGCTGCGCTCAAATTAGTCGCATGGCGCTTAAGCGCCCGGGCCGAGGACAGGGCGAAATTCCCTCCAGAGCCGATAGCCAGCACATCGTCGTCCGGCTCGATGATTTCCCCGCCTCCGGAGATAAGCAGCATGCCGTTCTTGTCCATCACGATCATGAGTGCCTCAAGCTTGCGCAGCACGCGGTCCTGACGCCAATCCTTGGCCAGTTCAACCGCTGCTCGCTGCAGATTGCCGTGATGCTCCTCCAGCTTCCCTTCGAACTTCTCGAACAGCGTGATGGCATCCGCCACCGAGCCGGCAAAGCCGGCAATGACCTGCCCTCTGTACAACCGCCGGACCTTCTTGGCCGTCGTCTTCATTATCACATTCTCGCCAAAGGTAACCTGCCCGTCGCCTGCGATGGCGGCTTCACCGTTATGACGCACCGCACAGATTGTCGTTGCATGAAATTCCGGAATCATGCTCTTACCTCCTTTATTGCCTGCACTTGTTTAGCTATTCTGCCCGATATCCTCATTCACATTATGCGGCAATCCCGTCTTCCCCGCAAATTCGGCCAGACTGTCCAGCGCCCGGTGTGCCAGCATCTCGTTTTTCTCTTTTTTGTTGCGAATCCGGCGTTCCGGTTTAGGCAGAAGACCGAAGTTGGCATTCATCGGCTGGAAATGCTCCGGATCGGCCGACGTAATGTAAGCCGGCATGCTGCCGAGCACCGTATCTTCCGGGAAGACCAGCAGTTCCTCGCCAAGTGCGGCTCTGGTCGCATTGATACCGGCGATAAGCCCGGAGGCAGCTGATTCCACGTAGCCCTCCACCCCCGTCATCTGGCCTGCGAAGAACAGCCGTCCGCGCTCCTTCAGCTGGTAGGTCGGATGCAGCACTTTCGGCGAATTGATGAAGGTATTGCGGTGCATGACCCCGTAACGCACGTATTCCGCATTTTCCAGTCCGGGAATCAGCGAGAAGACCCGCTTCTGCTCTCCCCACTTCAGATGCGTCTGAAAGCCCACTAGGTTATAGAGCGTTCCGGCTGCATTATCCTGGCGGAGTTGAACGACCGCGAAAGGAAGCTTGCCCGTGTGAGGGTTGAGCAGACCGACCGGCTTCATCGGTCCGAACAGCGC includes these proteins:
- the hslU gene encoding ATP-dependent protease ATPase subunit HslU, with translation MANQSLTPRQIVAELDKYIVGQKQAKKSMAVALRNRFRRGRLPEDVRDEIVPKNILMIGPTGVGKTEIARRLAKLVNAPFVKVEATKFTEVGYVGRDVESMVRDLVETAIRMVKLERTEKVKERAEEMANERIVRILVPSSSKSKSQRNPLEMLFGGGNSQEDAKADDSEGDASLAEQRRGIRFKLLAGQLEDDIIEIDVEDTSPTMLDMFAGQGNDQMGMNMQEMFGSLLPKRTKKRKLPIREARKVLTQDEANKLIDMDDVIQESVARAEQSGIIFIDEIDKVASQGKGAGPDVSREGVQRDILPIVEGSTVVTKYGPVKTDYVLFVAAGAFHVAKPSDLIPELQGRFPIRVELNSLTLEDFVSILKEPQNALTKQYALLLATEDIEIEFQDEAIYEIAKIAATVNQNMENIGARRLHTILEKLLEDLSFEAPELTLDKMVITPEYVREKLADIAQDRDLSQYIL
- the hslV gene encoding ATP-dependent protease subunit HslV is translated as MIPEFHATTICAVRHNGEAAIAGDGQVTFGENVIMKTTAKKVRRLYRGQVIAGFAGSVADAITLFEKFEGKLEEHHGNLQRAAVELAKDWRQDRVLRKLEALMIVMDKNGMLLISGGGEIIEPDDDVLAIGSGGNFALSSARALKRHATNLSAAEIAREALVIASEICVYTNSNIIVEELKA